The window CATCAAGGGTTGGGCGACTTTGAAGAGGTTGTTCTTCTGCATCACTCTGGCTCGTTTGGCTTCTGCCTGACAAGCCTCACTGCAATATCTTTGCATACCGCTTCGGGTTACAAAGGACTTGCCGCAAAAACTGCATTTTCTGGTTGCTTTCATACCGTTTTATCGTTTAATGGTTCATTTCTTCAATCCTATATCTCTGAAATGGTAAACGGATGTGAACGGAAGTCAACCATTGTCGCTTTTCTACACAGTGTGACTGTTTCCGCATATCGGGGCGGTTATTGTCGCTTGTCGTAAACGGTTGTAAACCCTTGTCAACTGTCTGCACGGTGTGACAAAAAACAAGCCCCGCAAATTCTCCACGTCAGAAATACGTCTCAAAAATATGTGGAAATTTGGGAAGCGACAAATGGCAACCGAAAAGTGTTAAATTTTAGAATATGCTGGTAATTAAAGATTTACACTCGGATATTTCTGATTAGTTTTGGTTGTTCTATGGTTATAAATACATCCAGCGAAAGCAGCCTCTCCAATTGTCGTAACACTATTTGAAATGGTTACAGAAGTTAGCGCGCTACAACCTGCGAAAGCACGGCCGCCAATCGTGGTAATACCATTACCTATTATAATTCGTTTAATATCATATCTGCCCCATGGTGCTCTGTTGTCGAATGAATAATCATACATTTTCCCTTTTCCTGAAATGGTCAAAACACCATTATCAGTAAGGTGCCATCTTAGATTAGGTCCACAAGTACCAGACTCCTCGGCATTAGCCGATAAGCCCATGAGTAGGGCTATTAATAAGATGTAAATTTGTTTCATATTAGTACTTTTATATAAATAATATATTTGATTTACGGAAGTTCAAATGCAAAGATAAATAAAATTTATTATAAATGTTTTTCTATAAAAAGTTTATGTAGCATTTTGCTTCTTCTTCAAGATAGTTATTGTTGAGAGATGGTCGTGAAATTATGAAAATCAACTTTGCTGTCACTCCTGTCACCACTTCTATACTCGTAATAATTTGATTATAAGTTTATTATATGAAATGTTA of the Prevotella melaninogenica genome contains:
- a CDS encoding leucine-rich repeat protein — translated: MKQIYILLIALLMGLSANAEESGTCGPNLRWHLTDNGVLTISGKGKMYDYSFDNRAPWGRYDIKRIIIGNGITTIGGRAFAGCSALTSVTISNSVTTIGEAAFAGCIYNHRTTKTNQKYPSVNL